One Candidatus Regiella endosymbiont of Tuberolachnus salignus genomic window, TATTGCGCACATACAGATTGGGTGGCAAATCTCGGTTAGCCGGCTTTCTTTTACGTGCCATGATACAGTTTCTCCATTAAGCGCTTTCTGGCGTAACTTGCGGGGGTTGTTAGGTCGATTTTCACGGCATCAGCCTTGACGAGGTATTCTCGGCCATCGAGCCGAGGGGGTGGTTGTATGACACCAGAGCGTACCCATCGGCGTACTTGTTCCATGCAACGCGGGCGGGGTTGGTTTTCATTCCATTGCTTAAGGCTGACTTCCATTGTCGTTTTCTCTTTGTTAAGGTTAAAAATGTCATCACTTCGTCCGTGTTTTAAACGGAAAAGTTACAGAAGGTCATTTGAATAAATTTATTTCAACAATAAAAAATAATGACGGCTCCTCT contains:
- a CDS encoding excisionase, which encodes MEVSLKQWNENQPRPRCMEQVRRWVRSGVIQPPPRLDGREYLVKADAVKIDLTTPASYARKRLMEKLYHGT